A DNA window from Hydra vulgaris chromosome 13, alternate assembly HydraT2T_AEP contains the following coding sequences:
- the LOC136089518 gene encoding uncharacterized protein LOC136089518 isoform X1 yields MEDLVSEMIMLENTGFRKNDKCYSIKLKAVICDAPARSFKKCIKLHNGYNFCERCVQTGVWLRKVAMPNLFAVLRTDSNFRNKKDPDHHSTLLSPLENLNIGLVSGFPLDYMHLVCLGVVRRLINQWIRGLFIHRLSRAAIDLISDKLVAIKSYTPREFARKPRSLSEYKHWKATELRQFLLYSGVVVLKGILPKELYVNFLCLSVAIRILTSPSLYNIYVDYSEKLLKYFVSNFCMLYGNDQCVNNVHSLIHLPDDVRRFGVLDNVSLFPFESYLGRLKKLIRSLQSPVTQIICRLSEGHLQYSKTNVADFTSKFKKQHFYGPVPLPLRHLSQFKQYFGSKFLVSNQNGNNCFAIDNKICLVKNILAVNNSNESEAFVVYLEFDRKEPFFTDLLDSSLPIYFLC; encoded by the coding sequence ATGGAAGATTTAGTTTCAGAAATGATTATGCTAGAGAATACAGGGTTTAGAAAAAATGACAAATGTTACTCTATCAAATTAAAAGCAGTTATTTGTGATGCACCAGCACGATCTTTTAAAAAGTGCATCAAACTTCACAACGGTTATAATTTCTGTGAAAGGTGTGTACAAACTGGAGTTTGGCTTAGGAAAGTTGCAATGCCTAATCTATTTGCTGTTTTACGAACTGACAGTaattttcgaaataaaaaagacCCTGATCATCATAGTACCTTGTTATCTcctttagaaaatttaaatattggttTGGTTAGTGGATTTCCTCTAGATTATATGCATCTAGTGTGTTTAGGAGTTGTTCGAAGACTTATAAATCAATGGATACGTGGCTTGTTTATTCATAGATTATCAAGGGCAGCAATAGATTTGATATCTGATAAACTTGTTGCAATTAAATCTTATACTCCTCGAGAATTTGCACGAAAGCCTAGATCACTCTCTGAGTATAAACATTGGAAGGCTACAGAACTTAGGCAATTTCTATTATATTCTGGTGTTGTTGTTCTAAAAGGCATTTTGCCTAAAGAATTGTATGTTAACTTTCTGTGTCTGTCAGTAGCTATTAGAATACTTACTAGCCCATCTTTATATAACATCTATGTAGATTATTCTGAAAAActgttaaagtattttgtgtcaaatttttgCATGTTATATGGAAATGACCAGTGTGTAAATAATGTCCATTCACTAATACACTTGCCAGATGATGTTCGAAGATTTGGAGTGCTAGACAATGTATCTTTGTTTCCTTTTGAAAGTTATTTAGGAAGACTTAAGAAGTTAATCCGTAGTCTACAGTCCCCTGTTACACAAATTATATGTAGATTGTCAGAGGGCCACTTACAATACTCTAAAACAAATGTTGCTGATTTcacttctaaatttaaaaaacaacatttctaTGGTCCAGTTCCATTGCCGTTACGTCACCTCTCCCAATTTAAGCAATATTTTGGTTCTAAGTTTCTAGTTAGTAATCAAAATGGAAACAACTGCTTTGCTATAgacaacaaaatttgtttagttaaaaatattcttgCCGTAAATAATTCAAATGAGTCTGAGGCTTTTGTTGTTTATCTAGAGTTTGATCGTAAGGAGCCATTTTTTACTGATCTGCTTGACTCATCTTTACctatctattttttatgttga
- the LOC136089518 gene encoding uncharacterized protein LOC136089518 isoform X2, translated as MAEDTSSLENAFEEIEESSGTFKKNKKRRVTKISYDRETENEESENDQLCSVEPKKKMLVSSALVPKPQPPCKLPSSSKSRVDDQLQHDIQMTSTYGIVNNFHILLLQLLKGQHHCQC; from the exons ATGGCAGAAGACACGTCTAGTTTAGAAAATGCGTTTGAAGAGATAGAAGAAAGTTCAGGTACtttcaagaaaaacaaaaaaagacg AGTGACAAAGATCAGTTATGACCGAGAAACAGAAAACGAGGAATCTGAAAATGATCAATTGTGTAGTGTAGAACCAAA aaagaagatGTTGGTAAGTTCTGCTCTTGTTCCAAAGCCACAGCCGCCCTGCAAACTCCCATCAAGCAGCAAATCGAGAGTTGACGATCAGTTGCAACA TGACATTCAAATGACTTCAACATATGGAATAGTGAACAATTTTCACATCCTATTACTTCAACTGCTGAAAGGGCAACATCATTGTCAATGTTAA